The Paroceanicella profunda genome segment CACCCGCATCGCCCATCTCGACCATGGCGCGGACGATTGGGTGCGCGCCTTCACCACCACGCCCGACGCGGCCTGCCGCTTCGCGAGCCCCGGCCTCACCCCCGGCGCGCCGGCCGACATGGTTATCACCCGGGCGCGCAGCTGGTCGGAGCTGTTCTCGCGCCCGCAGGCGGACCGCATCGTGATCCGCTCCGGCCGCCAGATCGACCGGACCCTGCCTGATTATGCCGAGCTCGACGCGCTCATGGAGACCGCATGAAACCGAATGTCGCCGCCGCCCTCGAGGCCCTCTCGCATCTCGACACCACGGTGAACCCCGCCGCGTTGAAGGCCCAGAGCCGGGATTTCTTCTGGTACTCGCCGGTGCTCAAGGCCCGGCTGGACGGCGTGGTGGCCGATTTCGCCGTCTCCCCCGCCACGGAGGAGGAGGTGATCGAGGTGCTGCGCACCTGTTATGCGCATGATTGCCCGGTGACCACCCGCGGGGCGGGCACCGGCAATTACGGCCAGGCCATGCCGCTCGCCGGGGGTTGCGTGCTCAACCTGCGCAAGCTGAACCGGGTGAAGGAGATCCACCCCGGCCGGCTGATCGTGGAGCCGGGCGCCATCCTGAAGGACATCGACGCCGCCACTCGCGCCCACTCGGGCCAGGAACTGCGCATGTTCTCCTCCACCTGGGCGACGGCGAGCATCGGCGGGTTCATCGCCGGCGGCTCGGGCGGCGTGGGCTCGGTGCGCTGGGGCTCGCTGCGCGACCTGGGCAACATCATCCGCCTGCGGGTGGTGACCATGGAGGCCGAGCCGCGCATCCTGGAATTCCGCGGCGAGGAGCTGGCCCGCGTCTCCCACGCCTATGGCACAAACGGCATCATCACCGAGCTGGAGATGCCGCTGGCCCCCGCCTATGACTGGGTGGACCTCATGCTCGCCTTCGAGGACTTCCCCGCCGCCGCGGCCTATGCCGACGCGCTGGCGAACCAGGACGGCATCCTCATCAAGCTCGCCACCGTGATCGAGGCCCCGGCCCCCGCGCTCTACTTCCAGCGTCTCAAGGGGCGGGTGACGGACACCCAGTCCCTCGTGCTGCTGATGGTCGCCCCGCAGGCGATCGACGCCTTCGAGACCTTCACCGCCCGGCGCGGCGCGGCGCAGATCCTCTACCGCTCCGACGATTGCGACTGGGAGCGCGGGCCGGGCCTCGTGTTCGAATACGCCTGGAACCACACCACCCTGCGCGCGCTGAAGGTGGACCCGGCGATCACCTACCTGCAGGTGCGCTATGCCTTCCCGGACCACCTGGAACGCGTCGAGGAAATCCGCCAGGTGTTCGGCGACGAGGTGCTCCAGCACCTGGAGATCATGCGCACCAACGGCAAGGTGCATGCCGCCGGCCTCTCGCTGGTGCGCTTCACCACCGAGGAGCGGCTGGACGAGATCGTGCGCCTGCACGAGGAGATGGGCTGCATGATCTTCAACCCGCACCGCTACACGCTGGAGGAGGGCGGGCGCCAGTCCGTCGACGCCATCCAGCTCGGCTTCAAGCGCGAGGCAGATCCGAAGGGCCTGCTCAACCCCGGCAAGATGATCTCCTGGGAAGACCCGGACTGGAGATATGAGCGCATGTACGCCTACCCGGGGCTGAAGGACCAGGCCGAATGAAACGCGCCCTCGTGCTCTACGCCCACCCCTGCGAGGAGAGCTTCGCCGCCTCCGTGCATCAGACGGTCGTCACCCGCCTGCGCGCGAACGACTGGGCGGTGGATGACTGCAACCTCTACGCGGAAGGCTTCTCGCCGGTGCTCAGCGCCGAGGAACGCCGCGGCTACCACGACATCGGCCCGAACACCCTGCCGGTGCAGGATTACGTGGAGCGCATCCGCCGCGCCCGGGCGCTGGTGATGGTGTTCCCGGTGTGGAACTTCGGCTACCCGGCCATCCTGAAGGGGTTCTTCGACCGGGTGTTCGTGCCCGGCGTGTCCTTCGGCATGGTCGACGGCAAGGTGCAGGGCATGCTGCACAACATCCGCCGGGTGGCGGCCGTCACCACCTACGGCGGCACGCGCACCCGCGCCACCCTGGCCGGAGACCCGCCGCGCCGCATCGTGATGCGTGCCCTGCGCAAGACCGTGCACCCCGGCGCGGGCTTTCGCTACCTCGCGCTCTACGACATGAACCGCGCGACGGAGCGCGACCGCGCCGCGC includes the following:
- a CDS encoding FAD-binding oxidoreductase, with translation MKPNVAAALEALSHLDTTVNPAALKAQSRDFFWYSPVLKARLDGVVADFAVSPATEEEVIEVLRTCYAHDCPVTTRGAGTGNYGQAMPLAGGCVLNLRKLNRVKEIHPGRLIVEPGAILKDIDAATRAHSGQELRMFSSTWATASIGGFIAGGSGGVGSVRWGSLRDLGNIIRLRVVTMEAEPRILEFRGEELARVSHAYGTNGIITELEMPLAPAYDWVDLMLAFEDFPAAAAYADALANQDGILIKLATVIEAPAPALYFQRLKGRVTDTQSLVLLMVAPQAIDAFETFTARRGAAQILYRSDDCDWERGPGLVFEYAWNHTTLRALKVDPAITYLQVRYAFPDHLERVEEIRQVFGDEVLQHLEIMRTNGKVHAAGLSLVRFTTEERLDEIVRLHEEMGCMIFNPHRYTLEEGGRQSVDAIQLGFKREADPKGLLNPGKMISWEDPDWRYERMYAYPGLKDQAE
- a CDS encoding NAD(P)H-dependent oxidoreductase; the protein is MKRALVLYAHPCEESFAASVHQTVVTRLRANDWAVDDCNLYAEGFSPVLSAEERRGYHDIGPNTLPVQDYVERIRRARALVMVFPVWNFGYPAILKGFFDRVFVPGVSFGMVDGKVQGMLHNIRRVAAVTTYGGTRTRATLAGDPPRRIVMRALRKTVHPGAGFRYLALYDMNRATERDRAAHLNRVYREMDNF